From the genome of Ananas comosus cultivar F153 linkage group 18, ASM154086v1, whole genome shotgun sequence, one region includes:
- the LOC109723649 gene encoding uncharacterized protein LOC109723649 (The sequence of the model RefSeq protein was modified relative to this genomic sequence to represent the inferred CDS: added 49 bases not found in genome assembly), with translation MPSSRSTALRLRHTPATAPAPVILSGRWLRIRIRAPDGCGGRRRSSSPVAALTAEGPSCLFVGPIDTASKELLEALYRQACDSYYSGKPLIGDDMFDKVELKLRLYGSKSVVKYPRCSLRRQSTYADAEEDPSQVLALASIWLLLLLFGISAFLVPTIYTTILAFEDTFGARYALHYEKSPIEMLTVVNGMLLIGLGYLVGYPVASASVQALQRLWRNDLVALKGSCPNCGEEVFAFVRTEKSNQEPHRAECHVCESILEYRTKVEVGQMRRQGQYADPGMNPMVAAQMQQHMSAQRLQQLSGNSQYSGRDPMQPGEDHQYNLSKMEGQWQWHRDGSKDSSELPPYAYNEGQGTDGARSLYESQRLDSKQPSKDPRAQARHNEMEAGREDNILPQTYEGLEQKFLNDVVKLSKELHDAEDAENARHRERLGEINAQYQEKLIALRARQATRREEFLRKESQARLLQYQQASMQNYQNSAGPSEAQGFSSAAATAAAAAAAGSAYAELQRDYASAGHYESYGQRSEVGRGGRGRGFEPRGQYSGGRGYNSDNRYY, from the exons cggcgccggcgccggtgaTCCTCTCGGGGCGGTGGTTGCGGATCCGCATCCGAGCTCCCGATGGctgcggcgggaggcggcggagctcATCGCCCGTCGCCGCCCTCACCGCGGAGGGACCCTCGTGTCTCTTCGTTGGGCCCATCGACACCGCGAGCAAGGAGCTGCTCGAAGCCCTTTATCGGCAG GCTTGCGACTCTTATTACAGTGGTAAACCTTTGATTGGCGATGACATGTTTGATAAAGTTGAG CTGAAGTTGCGGTTGTATGGTTCAAAATCAGTTGTAAAGTATCCCCGTTGCAGCCTCAGACGACAATCTACATATGCTGATGCCGAG GAAGACCCTTCCCAAGTATTGGCTTTAGCAAGTATCTGGCTGTTGCTACTTCTCTTTGGGATCTCTGCCTTTCTTGTGCCTACTATTTATACCACAATTTTGGCATTTGAAGATACTTTTGGAGCAAGATATGCCTTGCATTATGAAAAATCTCCAATTGAAATGCTTACTGTGGTTAATGGCATGCTCTTGATTGGACTGGGTTATCTTGTAGGCTATCCTGTTGCGTCTGCTTCCG TTCAAGCGCTGCAACGCCTATGGAGGAATGATTTGGTTGCACTCAAAGGCTCATGCCCAAATTGCGGTGAAGAG GTCTTTGCATTTGTGAGGACTGAAAAGTCCAACCAAGAACCCCATAGAGCAGAATGCCATGTATGTGAGAGCATATTGGAATACCGCACAAAGGTGGAG GTAGGACAAATGAGGCGACAGGGGCAGTACGCCGATCCTGGCATGAATCCGATGGTAGCTGCTCAGATGCAGCAGCACATGTCAGCGCAGAGATTACAGCAACTGTCGGGTAATAGCCAGTATTCGGGGCGGGACCCTATGCAGCCCGGTGAAGATCACCAGTATAACCTGTCAAAGATGGAGGGACAGTGGCAATGGCATCGAGATGGTTCGAAAGATTCGAGTGAGCTGCCGCCCTACGCATATAACGAAG GTCAAGGGACTGATGGTGCAAGATCTTTATACGAGAGTCAGAGGTTGGATTCAAAGCAGCCCAGTAAAGACCCGAGAGCCCAGGCTCGCCACAATGAGATGGAAGCTGGACGTGAGGATAACATTCTCCCGCAGACGTATGAAGGTCTCGAGCAGAAATTTCTTAATGATGTTGTAAAGCTTTCCAAGGAACTTCATGATGCAGAGGATGCAGAAAATGCTAGACACAGGGAG AGGCTAGGCGAGATAAATGCTCAATACCAAGAGAAACTAATTGCCCTTCGAGCTCGCCAGGCTACTCGCAGAGAGGAATTCCTAAGGAAGGAGTCTCAGGCTCGGCTTCTGCAGTACCAGCAAGCTAGTATGCAGAATTATCAAAACAGTGCAGGGCCCAGTGAAGCTCAAGGCTTCTCTTCAGCTGCTGCtactgccgccgccgctgctgctgccggAAGTGCTTATGCAGAGCTGCAACGAGATTATGCTTCGGCAGGTCATTATGAGTCCTATGGGCAACGGTCGGAGGTTGGTCGAGGCGGCAGGGGCCGTGGTTTCGAGCCCCGTGGTCAATATTCAGGTGGGCGAGGTTATAATTCGGATAACCGGTATTACTAA
- the LOC109724301 gene encoding protein IWS1 homolog 1, with product MDYASDPYVDEDGEPLMDPDAPPSDGEPSPGPGGFPGDDDEDDDWRRERSPTPVLGSSAAAEGKGGKPRKRLVKKGAKEGSPDRSGTPPMSFAGDDLNDWEDEPSSSSKKRKSSSSSKGEGSGKKERRKNMERLAEKGSKSGSKGSRDHGGEQEMKELWDTIAGGDSEDDQEGARTLDDDAFIDDSGVDPADRYGSDNEAVSAGDHPQAEVGEEDDEINQLLKGGKKKKKNEKSPAEIAMIVEHLMAELEVVAEEDAELNRQSKPAINKLRKLPLLIEVLSKKKLQQEFLDHGVLTLLKNWLEPLPDGSLPNMNIRSAILKLLTDFPIDLEQYDRREQLKKSGLGKVIMFLSKSDEETTANRKLAKELVDKWSRPIFNKSTRFEDMRSFDDERVPYRRPAHKKPISSDAGLQSRDDDLDLAEFSQGRKSGQSASRQHASRPEALPLDFVVRPQSKIDPEEIRARAKQVVQDQRRLKMNKKLQQLKAPKKKQLQASKLSVEGRGMVKYL from the exons ATGGACTACGCGAGCGATCC GTACGTGGACGAGGACGGAGAGCCCCTCATGGACCCCGACGCGCCGCCCTCCGACGGCGAGCCCTCGCCCGGCCCCGGCGGATTCCCGGGCGATGACGACGAGGATGACGATTGGCGGCGCGAGCGGTCCCCGACGCCTGTGCTGGgatcgtcggcggcggcggaagggAAGGGCGGGAAGCCGAGGAAGCGGCTGGTGAAGAAGGGCGCTAAGGAGGGATCGCCGGATCGCAGCGGAACCCCGCCGATGTCGTTCGCCGGAGATGATCTGAACGATTGGGAGGACGAGCCTTCGTCCTCCTCGAAGAAGAGGAAGTCCTCCTCATCCTCCAAGGGGGAAGGGAGcgggaagaaggagaggagaaagAATATGGAGAGGTTGGCGGAGAAGGGATCCAAATCCGGATCGAAGGGTTCTAGGGATCACGGTGGTGAACAGGAGATGAAAGAACTGTGGGACACCATTGCCGGCGGTGATTCAGAG GATGACCAAGAGGGTGCTAGAACTCTTGACGATGATGCTTTCATCGATGATAGTGGAGTTGATCCTGCTGATCGCTATGGCAGTGACAACGAGGCTGTTTCTGCTGGCGATCATCCTCAG GCTGAAGTGGGTGAGGAAGATGATGAAATTAACCAACTTTTAAAgggaggaaagaagaaaaagaagaatgaaaAATCACCAGCTGAGATTGCGATGATAGTAGAGCATCTCATGGCTGAGCTTGAAGTAGTTGCCGAGGAGGATGCTGAACTGAATAGGCAATCAAAACCTGCTATTAATAAACTAAGGAAGCTGCCACTGCTTATTGAAGTTCTCTCAAA AAAAAAGCTACAGCAAGAATTTTTAGATCATGGAGTGCTAACTCTGCTGAAGAACTGGCTTGAGCCCCTTCCCGATGGAAGTTTGCCGAACATGAATATTCGATCTGCAATACTGAAGCTGCTTACTGAT TTTCCTATTGATTTGGAGCAATACGACAGGAGAGAGCAGCTGAAGAAGAGTGGTCTCGGGAAG GTCATTATGTTTTTGTCGAAGTCTGATGAAGAGACTACAGCGAATAGAAAACTGGCAAAAGAATTGGTTGATAAATGG AGTCGGCCTATATTCAACAAGAGCACTAGGTTTGAGGATATGAGGAGCTTTGACGATGAGAGAGTTCCTTATCGAAGGCCAGCACATAAGAA GCCCATATCGAGTGATGCTGGACTCCAATCTAGAGATGACGATCTTGATTTAGCTGAGTTCTCACA GGGCCGGAAGAGTGGCCAATCAGCTTCGAGGCAACATGCTTCTAGGCCAGAAGCATTACCCTTGGATTTTGTTGTGCGTCCTCAATCTAAGATTGATCCAGAGGAAATTAGGGCGCGGGCTAAGCAAGTTGTGCaagatcaacggcggttgaag ATGAACAAGAAGCTGCAGCAGCTAAAGGCACCCAAAAAGAAGCAGCTTCAAGCATCAAAGCTCAGCGTGGAGGGCCGCGGGATGGTCAAATACTTATAA
- the LOC109723650 gene encoding probable serine/threonine-protein kinase PBL9, protein MGNCFGAKIKAESPSHSAFTSGTNSKYGSKNGNGLSSSSSRVSAASVPPTPRTQGEILQSSNVCSFTFHELRTATRNFRPDSVLGEGGFGSVFKGWIEEHTFVPAKPGTGMVIAVKKLNQESYQGHREWLAEVNYLGQLSHPNLVKLIGYCLEDEQRLLVYEFMPRGSLENHLFRRGSYFQPLSWNLRMKVALGAAKGLAFLHSDKAKVIYRDFKTSNVLLDSSYNAKLSDFGLAKDGPTGDKSHVSTRVMGTYGYAAPEYLATGHLTTKSDVYSFGVVLVEMLSGRRALDKNRPSGQHCLVEWARPYLTHKRKIFRILDTRLGTQYSISGAQKAASLALQCLSMEARYRPTMNQVVSVLEQLQDFKDASTGPVPSPAAKKTDRSLDSSSRRSRGRSLEEAASVNGKVAYPRPTASPLYG, encoded by the exons ATGGGGAACTGCTTCGGCGCGAAAATTAAGGCGGAGAGCCCCTCGCACAGCGCCTTCACCTCCG GGACGAACTCGAAATATGGCAGTAAAAACGGGAACGGATTAAGCAGCTCGAGCAGCCGGGTTTCGGCAGCCTCCGTGCCTCCGACTCCTCGGACTCAGGGTGAGATACTGCAGTCGTCGAATGTGTGTAGCTTTACATTTCATGAGTTGAGAACTGCCACAAGGAACTTCCGTCCGGACAGTGTGCTGGGAGAGGGTGGGTTTGGTTCGGTCTTTAAGGGGTGGATTGAGGAGCACACATTCGTGCCCGCCAAACCCGGGACCGGAATGGTTATTGCTGTGAAGAAGCTCAATCAGGAAAGCTATCAGGGTCACAGGGAATGGCTG GCAGAAGTTAATTATCTAGGTCAATTGTCTCATCCTAATCTTGTAAAACTCATCGGGTACTGCCTAGAGGACGAACAGCGGCTTCTCGTGTACGAGTTCATGCCTCGAGGAAGTTTGGAGAACCATCTCTTTAGGA GGGGATCATACTTTCAACCACTTTCTTGGAACCTCCGAATGAAGGTTGCTCTTGGAGCTGCTAAAGGGCTCGCATTTCTGCACAGTGACAAGGCAAAAGTTATCTATCGTGATTTCAAGACTTCTAATGTTCTTCTGGATTCG AGCTATAATGCAAAGCTATCTGATTTTGGATTAGCAAAAGATGGTCCAACGGGCGACAAAAGTCATGTCTCCACAAGGGTGATGGGAACCTATGGATATGCTGCTCCTGAATATCTTGCAACAG gCCATTTGACTACAAAGAGCGACGTGTACAGCTTTGGAGTGGTTCTTGTAGAAATGTTATCAGGCCGACGGGCACTGGACAAGAACCGCCCATCGGGGCAGCACTGTCTGGTGGAGTGGGCGAGGCCGTACCTCACCCACAAGCGGAAGATCTTCCGCATACTGGACACGCGGTTAGGGACGCAGTACTCCATCTCAGGAGCCCAGAAAGCCGCGAGCCTCGCGCTTCAGTGCTTATCGATGGAGGCTCGTTACCGACCCACCATGAACCAGGTTGTCAGCGTGTTGGAACAGCTCCAGGATTTCAAGGATGCATCGACTGGCCCAGTCCCTTCCCCTGCAGCGAAAAAGACGGACCGAAGCCTTGATAGCAGCTCGCGGAGGTCACGGGGGAGGAGTTTGGAAGAAGCCGCGAGTGTTAATGGAAAGGTCGCGTATCCCAGGCCCACGGCATCTCCTCTTTATGGTTAA